The following proteins are co-located in the Diorhabda carinulata isolate Delta chromosome 4, icDioCari1.1, whole genome shotgun sequence genome:
- the LOC130892609 gene encoding bladder cancer-associated protein has protein sequence MYCLQWLIPVLLMPKPSNPALVQTHVMFMVLYLIGFFLERKPCTICSLVFLATVFLICYSGLGNCLLWASNCENDKG, from the coding sequence ATGTACTGTCTTCAATGGCTCATTCCTGTTTTATTGATGCCTAAACCTTCTAATCCTGCACTTGTACAGACACACGTTATGTTTATGGTATTATATCTCATAGGTTTCTTCTTGGAAAGAAAACCATGTACAATTTGTAGTTTAGTTTTTCTGGCTACAGTATTTCTAATTTGTTATAGTGGATTAGGCAACTGTTTACTATGGGCTTCAAATTGCGAAAACGACAAAGGATAA
- the LOC130892413 gene encoding probable aconitate hydratase, mitochondrial, with protein sequence MASCLRILNQTSRSKHLLFSEVQSRCFHISPLASAASKVAMSRLDSDPIPYEKLTKTLQVVKKRLGRPLTLSEKVLYSHIDQPETQEIERGTSYLRLRPDRVAMQDATAQMAMLQFISSGLKKVAVPSTIHCDHLIEAQVAGPQDLARAKDINKEVYNFLASAGNKYGVGFWKPGSGIIHQIILENYAFPGLLMIGTDSHTPNGGGLGGLCIGVGGADAVDVMASIPWELKCPKVIGVKLTGKLTGWTSPKDIILKVADILTVKGGTGAIVEYFGPGCESVSCTGMATICNMGAEIGATTSLFPFNRRMADFLNATKREGIANEAQKYKDVLLTPDAGAKYDQVIEINLDTLEPHVNGPFTPDLASPISKLGENAKKNGWPVDIKVGLIGSCTNSSYEDMGRCASIAKEAMKHGIKSKIPFNVTPGSEQIRATIERDGISKTLTEFGGTLLANACGPCIGQWDRKDVKKGEKNTIVTSYNRNFTGRNDANPATHCFVTSPEMVTALSITGRLDFNPLTDSIKGSDGKDFKLTPPFSDELPNKGFDPGQDTYAAPVADGSNVKVDVDPKSQRLQLLEPFDKWDGKDLEDMTILIKVKGKCTTDHISAAGPWLKYRGHLDNISNNMFITATNAENGELNKVKNQSTGQWGAVPDVARDYKAKGIKWVAIGDENYGEGSSREHAALEPRHLGGRAIIVKSFARIHETNLKKQGLLPLTFANPSDYDKIQPTDKISLKDLKNLKAGKPVDCEIKHADGSVDKIKLNHTLNDLQISWFRAGSALNRMKEIAAGK encoded by the exons ATGGCATCCTGTTTGCGAATTCTCAATCAA ACGAGCAGATCAAAACACCTTCTTTTCAGTGAAGTTCAGTCAAGATGCTTCCACATTTCACCATTAGCATCAGCTGCATCAAAAGTCGCCATGAGCAGACTGGATTCAGATCCAATTCCTTAcgaaaaactaacaaaaaccCTCCAAGTTGTGAAGAAAAGGTTGGGGAGACCTTTGACTTTATCTGAAAAAGTATTATACTCACATATTGATCAGCCAGAAACTCAA GAAATCGAAAGAGGAACTTCATATTTAAGATTGCGTCCTGATCGTGTAGCTATGCAAGATGCTACCGCTCAAATGGCCATGTTACAGTTCATTTCCAGTGGTTTAAAAAAAGTCGCTGTTCCTAGTACCATCCATTGTGATCACCTTATCGAAGCTCAAGTAGCAGGACCTCAAGATCTTGCCAGAGCGAAAGACATAAATAAAGAAGTATACAACTTCCTAGCTTCTGCTGGTAACAAATATGGTGTTGGATTTTGGAAACCAGGTTCAg gaattattcatcaaattatCTTAGAAAACTACGCTTTTCCTGGTCTCTTGATGATTGGTACTGATTCTCACACTCCAAACGGAGGAGGTCTTGGAGGGCTTTGCATTGGTGTTGGTGGTGCCGATGCTGTTGATGTCATGGCAAGCATTCCCTGGGAATTGAAATGTCCTAAAGTTATTGGTGTCAAACTTACAG GTAAACTTACCGGATGGACATCACCAAAGGACATCATCTTAAAAGTAGCCGACATTCTGACTGTTAAAGGAGGAACCGGAGCAATTGTAGAATACTTTGGACCTGGATGTGAATCTGTATCTTGTACTGGAATGGCTACCATTTGTAATATGGGTGCTGAAATTGGTGCCACAACATCACTCTTCCCCTTCAATAGAAGAATGGCCGATTTTTTGAATGCTACCAAACGAGAAGGCATTGCAAATGAGGCTCAAAAGTATAAAGATGTTTTGCTTACTCCTGATGCAg gtGCAAAATACGATCAAGTTATCGAAATCAATCTCGACACTCTAGAACCTCATGTTAACGGACCCTTCACTCCAGATCTTGCTAGCCCCATCAGTAAATTAGGCGAAAACGCTAAAAAGAATGGTTGGCCAGTAGATATCAAGGTAGGTTTGATTGGATCCTGTACAAACAGCTCATATGAAGATATGGGAAGATGCGCCAGCATCGCTAAAGAAGCCATGAAGCATGGTATCAAGTCCAAGATTCCTTTTAATGTCACTCCCGGATCCGAACAAATTCGTGCTACCATTGAACGAGATGGAATTTCAAAGACACTTACTGAATTCGGAGGAACT ttgTTAGCTAACGCTTGTGGACCCTGCATTGGTCAATGGGATAGAAAAGACGTTAAGAAAGGTGAAAAAAACACAATCGTAACATCATACAATCGTAATTTCACTGGACGTAACGACGCTAATCCTGCAACGCATTGTTTTGTAACATCTCCTGAAATGGTTACCGCTTTAAGTATTACTGGAAGACTCGACTTCAATCCATTGACTGACTCAATTAAAG GTTCTGATGGTAAAGATTTCAAACTCACGCCTCCATTTAGTGATGAACTTCCCAATAAAGGATTTGATCCCGGTCAAGATACGTACGCGGCCCCAGTTGCTGATGGATCAAATGTAAAAGTTGACGTTGATCCAAAATCTCAACGACTTCAATTATTAGAACCGTTTGATAAATGGGATGGAAAAGATTTAGAAGATATgacaattttaattaaagttAAGGGAAAATGTACGACCGATCATATCTCGGCCGCAGGACCATGGTTAAAATACCGAGGCCATTTggataatatttcaaacaacaTGTTTATCAC CGCAACAAATGCTGAAAATGGCGAATTAAACAAAGTCAAGAACCAATCAACTGGTCAGTGGGGAGCAGTACCCGATGTAGCTCGCGATTATAAAGCAAAGGGTATAAAATGGGTGGCTATTGGAGATGAAAACTACGGAGAAGGCAGTTCTAGAGAACATGCTGCTTTAGAACCAAGACACTTGGGTGGACGTgcaattattgttaaatctTTCGCTCGTATTCACGAAACTAATCTTAAAAAACAAGGTCTTTTACCACTTACGTTCGCCAATCCTAGTGATTACGATAAAATTCAACCTACCGATAAAATTTCCTTAAAAGACCTGAAAAATCTTAAAGCTGGAAAACCTGTAGATTGTGAAATTAAGCACGCTGATGGTTCCGTGGATAAAATCAAACTTAATCACACTTTGAATGACTTACAAATTAGTTGGTTTAGAGCTGGCAGCGCATTGAACAGAATGAAGGAAATCGCAGCGGGGAAGTAA
- the LOC130892511 gene encoding ribonuclease kappa-B-like — protein sequence MPCCGPKLSLCGIILSTWGVIQLGLMGVFYITGSVALAEDIPAVEFSGNLTEFYNEVDNGFKQNAYNCWIAALLYLILLIISAQQFWANSRSSLNV from the exons ATGCCTTGCTGTGGCCCAAAATTATCCCTTTGCGGAATTATTTTAAGTACATGGGGTGTTATCCAGCTG ggGTTGATGGGCGTTTTCTATATAACAGGGTCTGTGGCTTTAGCAGAAGATATTCCAGCAGTCGAATTTAGCGGTAATTTAACAGAGTTTTACAATGAGGTCGATAATGGTTTTAAACAA AACGCTTATAATTGCTGGATAGCTGCCTTACTATACTTAATCCTCCTAATCATCTCAGCTCAACAGTTCTGGGCTAACAGCAGATCTTCACTAAATGTCTGA